From the genome of Sphingobacterium kitahiroshimense, one region includes:
- a CDS encoding NAD(P)H-dependent oxidoreductase translates to MKNIVIINGHPNKDALNFALVKAYIEGAEQSGAEIKEITIADMEFNPNLQYGYHKRMDLEPDLIKAWEMILWADHLVWVHPVWWGGLPALMKGFIDRLFLPGMAFKYRPNSIFWDRLLKGKTGHIITTLDQPGWYYRLIYGRPSINQLKKSTLQFCGVTPIKVSYIGIVKTADENLRKKWIEKVKRWGKDNL, encoded by the coding sequence ATGAAAAATATAGTAATTATCAATGGACATCCTAATAAAGATGCGCTAAACTTTGCTCTTGTAAAAGCCTATATTGAAGGAGCCGAACAATCAGGAGCCGAAATAAAAGAGATTACAATTGCAGATATGGAGTTTAATCCTAATCTCCAATATGGTTATCACAAACGTATGGACCTAGAACCAGATTTAATCAAAGCTTGGGAAATGATTTTGTGGGCAGATCATCTTGTATGGGTACATCCGGTATGGTGGGGCGGATTGCCAGCCTTAATGAAGGGATTTATAGACCGTTTGTTTTTACCAGGTATGGCTTTTAAGTATCGACCTAATTCAATATTTTGGGATCGACTGCTGAAAGGTAAGACTGGGCATATCATTACGACATTGGATCAGCCGGGCTGGTATTACCGTCTTATCTATGGAAGACCAAGTATCAATCAATTGAAAAAATCAACACTACAGTTTTGTGGTGTTACTCCAATAAAGGTAAGCTACATCGGTATTGTAAAAACAGCTGATGAAAATTTGCGGAAAAAGTGGATCGAAAAGGTTAAGAGGTGGGGAAAAGATAATCTGTAG
- a CDS encoding efflux transporter outer membrane subunit: protein MNIKVNILMAFILPLVVWSCKTDKLISNKDLAPALPTQFRDQEEGVKETSIGSIPWRDFFQDPILQVLIDSAIHQNVDMQLAIKNIESSQLMLKQAKANYLPNLQLQIKANSTNPSNNSMNGLSLGQFLGQNHVEDYTASLGLSWEADLWGKIKSQNTVALASYLQTEEAKKAVQTQLISQVAQGYYQLLMLYQLHEIAQQNLRLSDSTLRIVQQQYEVGDISMLAVEQVDAQRLAAASLIPDFEQQIHLQENAIQTLSGRLPQEIKIKEKLANIQLPDNWSAGVPADLLSRRPDVKQAELAVTSSKAYQQYAKARMYPSLVISAEAGINAFKSSNWFNIPASLFGAVAGSITQPIFQRRELKTQYEIAQIDQEKNVIRFKQTVITAVGEVSDALISIQKLKEKQRITLERTNRLKKAIQHADVLFETGMATYLEVITAQSNMLQSELELAQVKKAELAAVVDLYRSLGGGWNQ, encoded by the coding sequence ATGAATATAAAAGTAAACATACTGATGGCTTTCATATTACCCCTTGTTGTATGGTCTTGTAAAACCGATAAACTGATCAGCAACAAGGATCTTGCTCCTGCCCTTCCTACACAGTTTCGTGATCAAGAAGAAGGAGTAAAAGAAACGAGCATCGGTTCCATTCCATGGAGAGACTTCTTTCAAGACCCTATTTTACAAGTTCTGATTGATAGTGCCATCCATCAAAATGTAGACATGCAACTCGCCATCAAAAACATCGAGTCATCGCAGCTGATGTTAAAACAAGCTAAGGCTAACTATTTGCCAAATTTGCAATTGCAGATAAAAGCAAACAGTACTAATCCATCCAATAATAGTATGAATGGGTTGAGTCTAGGACAATTTCTAGGTCAAAATCATGTTGAAGATTATACAGCATCGTTAGGACTATCGTGGGAAGCCGATCTATGGGGAAAGATCAAGAGTCAAAATACCGTAGCATTAGCTTCTTATTTACAGACCGAAGAAGCAAAAAAAGCTGTACAGACACAACTGATTTCTCAAGTAGCACAGGGATATTACCAGTTGCTTATGCTTTATCAGCTACATGAGATTGCACAGCAAAATCTACGTCTTAGCGACAGTACCTTACGCATTGTCCAACAACAATACGAAGTTGGTGACATCAGTATGTTGGCTGTAGAGCAAGTGGATGCGCAACGTCTTGCTGCGGCCAGTCTTATTCCAGATTTTGAGCAGCAGATCCATTTACAGGAGAATGCCATTCAAACGTTGAGTGGTCGACTACCGCAGGAGATTAAAATCAAAGAAAAACTGGCAAATATTCAACTTCCTGACAATTGGTCTGCGGGTGTACCTGCCGATTTATTGAGCCGTAGACCTGATGTTAAGCAAGCAGAACTTGCTGTTACCAGTTCCAAAGCCTATCAACAATATGCTAAAGCTAGGATGTATCCTTCCTTAGTTATCAGTGCCGAAGCTGGAATCAATGCTTTCAAAAGCAGCAATTGGTTCAACATACCAGCTTCCCTATTTGGTGCCGTCGCAGGAAGTATTACCCAGCCTATATTTCAACGTCGTGAACTAAAAACACAATACGAAATCGCACAAATTGATCAAGAAAAAAATGTTATCCGATTTAAACAAACAGTGATCACAGCAGTTGGTGAAGTATCTGATGCTTTAATTTCAATACAGAAATTAAAAGAAAAGCAACGCATCACTTTAGAAAGAACCAATCGATTGAAGAAAGCTATTCAACATGCCGATGTGCTTTTCGAAACCGGAATGGCAACTTACTTGGAAGTCATCACAGCTCAAAGCAATATGCTACAAAGTGAATTGGAACTTGCACAAGTTAAGAAGGCAGAACTTGCTGCTGTTGTCGATTTATACCGATCACTAGGTGGTGGCTGGAATCAATAA
- a CDS encoding efflux RND transporter permease subunit, with amino-acid sequence MFKKFIERPVLATVISILLVILGIIGILKLPLQQFPDIAPPAVQVTALYPGANAETVLRAVAPSLEESINGVENMSYMSSTASNDGSLMITVYFKLGTDPDQAAVNVQNRVSQATSQLPSEVVQAGITTAKQQNSLIMVLDLYTEDESKYDQTFITNYAQINIIPELKRIPGVGQALPFGGSKDYSMRVWLKPNQMATYKLTPEEVMAAIQDKNVEAAPGKFGESSKEAFEFVIKYKGKLNQPSDYENIIIRSNTDGSVLRLKDVARVELGSYTYASHTRINGKPGLNIGVMQLAGSNANEIQIAIQEFMEKASLSFPKGVKYLVLYNTKDALDQSIDQVKHTLIEAFILVFLVVFLFLQDFRSTLIPAIAVPVAIVGTFFFMQLFGFSINLLTLFALVLAIGIVVDDAIVVVEAVHAKMENEHLSPKLATTSAMSEITGAIISITLVMSAVFLPIGFMEGSTGVFYRQFAFTLAIAIVISAINALTLSPALCALFLKPTHHNQSDKKQLNFKERFFAGFNVGFDRLTKNYIGSLRFLIRYKWIAFSALGVILLLTVVMIRKTPTGFIPSEDQGFIAISLSMPAGASLDRTSSALAEAEQQLQHADFTKTLNVLAGFNILTQSTSPSAGVAFILLKSHKERGAIKDINAIMADVNQKLSKIKGANFFVFTFPTVPGFSNVDGLDMVLQDRTGGQLGKFSTVGQQFIGELMQRPEIMMAFTTFKADYPQFELQVDDIKAEQLGVSTKSILQTMQAYFGSSQASDFNRFGKYYRVMVQADVQDRTEPSSMDGIFVKNRQGDMVPINTLVTMTRVYGPETASRYNLFNSIGINAIPKPGYSSGDAIRAVEEVAKQHLPTGYTYEFSGMTKEEIVSGGQSTLIFILCLIFVYFLLAAQYESYIIPLAVILSIPTGIFGVFAAISLTDISNNIYVQVALVMLIGLLAKNAILIVEFAIQGRKRGLSIASAALKAAKLRLRPIIMTSLAFIVGMIPMMTAVGPSAQGNHSISIAAAGGMLSGVVLGLFIIPVLFIFFQYIQEKVSPNPTEKQELDQPEVVRVPAHTNV; translated from the coding sequence ATGTTTAAAAAATTTATAGAAAGACCCGTACTTGCTACAGTTATCTCCATTCTGCTCGTCATATTGGGGATCATCGGGATCCTAAAACTTCCTTTGCAACAGTTTCCCGATATTGCTCCACCAGCGGTGCAAGTTACGGCACTTTATCCCGGAGCAAATGCCGAAACGGTACTCCGTGCTGTAGCCCCCTCTCTTGAAGAGTCCATCAATGGAGTGGAAAATATGAGTTACATGAGTTCCACAGCCAGTAATGATGGTTCTCTCATGATTACCGTTTATTTCAAATTAGGAACTGATCCGGACCAGGCTGCAGTCAATGTCCAAAATCGTGTTTCACAAGCCACCAGCCAACTTCCAAGCGAAGTTGTACAGGCGGGGATCACAACCGCCAAGCAGCAAAACAGTCTGATCATGGTATTAGATCTTTATACGGAAGATGAAAGCAAATATGATCAAACTTTTATTACCAACTATGCGCAGATCAATATTATTCCTGAACTTAAACGTATCCCCGGAGTAGGACAAGCTTTGCCCTTTGGCGGAAGTAAAGATTATTCGATGCGTGTATGGCTCAAGCCTAATCAGATGGCGACTTACAAACTGACACCAGAGGAAGTCATGGCGGCCATTCAGGATAAAAACGTTGAAGCAGCTCCCGGAAAATTCGGAGAAAGCAGTAAAGAGGCTTTCGAATTTGTTATCAAATACAAAGGAAAACTTAACCAGCCAAGCGATTACGAAAACATTATTATTCGCTCTAATACAGATGGTTCGGTTTTAAGACTTAAGGATGTTGCCCGTGTTGAATTGGGTTCTTATACCTATGCCAGCCACACTCGAATCAATGGTAAACCTGGACTTAATATCGGTGTAATGCAATTGGCAGGTTCCAATGCCAATGAAATTCAGATTGCGATCCAGGAGTTTATGGAAAAAGCATCATTAAGTTTTCCAAAAGGGGTCAAATACTTAGTGCTTTATAATACGAAAGATGCTTTGGATCAATCCATAGACCAAGTTAAACATACTTTAATAGAAGCTTTTATACTGGTATTTTTAGTCGTATTCCTATTCTTACAAGATTTTAGATCAACACTGATTCCTGCCATCGCAGTTCCTGTAGCGATCGTCGGAACCTTCTTCTTCATGCAGTTATTCGGCTTCTCGATCAACTTGCTGACACTATTTGCACTTGTCCTCGCCATCGGTATTGTGGTCGATGATGCTATTGTCGTCGTCGAAGCTGTACATGCTAAGATGGAGAATGAACATCTGTCTCCAAAACTGGCCACAACATCGGCCATGAGTGAAATCACAGGAGCCATTATTTCCATTACATTAGTTATGTCGGCGGTATTCCTTCCAATCGGATTTATGGAGGGATCAACAGGCGTATTTTATCGGCAGTTTGCTTTTACTTTGGCCATTGCTATTGTTATTTCAGCTATCAATGCGTTGACTTTGAGCCCGGCACTCTGTGCACTTTTTTTAAAGCCTACGCATCATAACCAATCTGATAAAAAGCAACTCAACTTTAAAGAACGCTTTTTTGCTGGATTTAATGTCGGTTTTGATCGATTAACTAAAAACTATATCGGTAGTCTGCGTTTCTTAATTCGTTACAAATGGATTGCATTTAGTGCTTTGGGCGTGATATTACTGCTTACTGTTGTCATGATTCGCAAGACTCCAACTGGTTTTATTCCTTCGGAAGACCAGGGTTTTATTGCAATATCTCTTTCAATGCCAGCAGGAGCATCTTTAGACCGTACATCAAGCGCATTAGCCGAAGCAGAACAACAGTTGCAACATGCCGATTTTACAAAAACATTGAATGTTTTAGCCGGCTTCAATATTTTGACACAGTCAACTAGCCCATCTGCTGGTGTGGCTTTTATCTTACTTAAATCACATAAAGAACGGGGAGCTATAAAAGATATCAATGCTATTATGGCTGATGTTAACCAGAAATTATCTAAAATTAAAGGTGCTAATTTTTTCGTCTTTACTTTCCCAACTGTTCCTGGATTTAGTAATGTTGATGGACTTGATATGGTTTTACAAGATCGAACTGGTGGCCAACTGGGTAAATTTAGTACTGTAGGACAACAGTTTATTGGAGAACTGATGCAACGTCCTGAAATTATGATGGCCTTTACCACATTCAAAGCCGACTATCCGCAGTTCGAACTGCAGGTTGATGACATAAAGGCTGAACAGCTCGGTGTAAGTACCAAAAGTATTTTGCAGACCATGCAGGCATACTTCGGAAGCTCGCAGGCTTCAGACTTTAACCGATTCGGTAAGTATTACCGCGTCATGGTTCAGGCTGACGTACAAGACCGTACCGAGCCCTCTTCTATGGACGGGATTTTCGTTAAAAATCGTCAGGGAGATATGGTTCCTATCAATACGCTGGTTACCATGACACGTGTATATGGTCCGGAGACAGCATCACGCTATAACCTATTCAATTCTATTGGTATCAATGCGATTCCAAAACCTGGATACAGTTCAGGAGATGCTATTCGTGCGGTAGAAGAGGTAGCAAAACAGCACCTCCCTACAGGATATACTTATGAATTCTCGGGTATGACAAAAGAGGAAATTGTTTCGGGTGGACAGTCTACTCTTATTTTCATCTTGTGTTTGATATTTGTTTACTTCCTGCTTGCTGCACAATATGAAAGTTATATCATTCCATTAGCAGTTATCCTATCTATTCCAACAGGAATCTTCGGCGTATTTGCTGCGATTAGTCTAACAGATATATCCAATAATATTTATGTTCAGGTTGCCTTGGTTATGCTGATCGGCTTATTAGCCAAAAACGCCATTCTTATCGTTGAATTTGCTATTCAGGGACGTAAACGAGGACTTTCGATTGCAAGTGCTGCTCTAAAAGCTGCAAAACTACGTCTGAGGCCTATCATTATGACCTCTCTCGCTTTTATCGTAGGAATGATCCCAATGATGACGGCAGTTGGTCCTTCAGCGCAAGGAAATCACTCTATTAGTATTGCCGCTGCAGGCGGTATGCTCAGTGGAGTTGTACTTGGCCTATTTATCATTCCGGTACTTTTTATTTTCTTCCAATATATACAAGAGAAAGTAAGTCCAAATCCTACGGAAAAACAAGAATTGGACCAACCAGAAGTGGTTAGGGTACCCGCACATACTAATGTTTAG
- a CDS encoding efflux RND transporter periplasmic adaptor subunit, with translation MKTHLLLDFKRIYVLSLNSVKQLNVVKALYFLPAIFLYSCTTGTSKPAPPPPANLPVMTISNGEETVYQEYPASIEASANIEIRPQVEGILDRIFVDEGAKVKKGQALFKINDRPYQEQLNQAKANLLSARAALENASLEVEKKTRLVNNKVLTDFQLKTAISARNAAEANVQLAISAIESAKINVGYTLIRATSDGFIGRLQKKQGSLVSPSDAQPLTALSDVQDLHVYFSLGENDFIAFKNNTAGSNLQQKLNNLPPINLVLSDQSIYDQTGKIDMVDGQFDKNTGAITLRATFKNPEGVLRNGNTGRVRLQKKYDNTLLVPQMATLEMQDKIFVYTVNKENKVVQQPITVIGKSGSNYLVSNGLKEGDRIVYKGIDLLQDGQVITPQALPKDSIN, from the coding sequence ATGAAAACACATCTATTACTGGATTTTAAGAGAATTTACGTCTTATCACTTAACAGTGTTAAACAACTTAATGTAGTAAAGGCGCTTTATTTTTTACCTGCAATTTTCCTGTACAGCTGTACCACAGGAACAAGCAAACCAGCACCTCCTCCCCCTGCTAACTTACCGGTAATGACCATATCAAACGGTGAGGAAACAGTCTATCAGGAATATCCTGCTAGCATCGAAGCATCGGCCAACATTGAAATCAGACCTCAGGTAGAAGGTATTTTGGACCGTATTTTTGTCGATGAAGGAGCAAAAGTTAAGAAAGGTCAGGCACTCTTCAAAATTAATGATCGTCCTTATCAAGAGCAACTTAATCAAGCGAAAGCTAATTTACTATCTGCCCGTGCAGCATTAGAAAATGCGTCTTTAGAAGTAGAGAAAAAGACACGGTTAGTCAATAATAAGGTATTGACAGATTTCCAACTCAAAACAGCAATCAGCGCCCGAAATGCAGCAGAAGCAAATGTTCAACTTGCGATTTCAGCAATTGAATCCGCTAAAATAAATGTTGGATATACGTTGATCCGTGCCACATCTGATGGCTTTATCGGAAGATTGCAAAAAAAGCAAGGAAGTTTGGTTAGCCCATCTGATGCACAACCATTAACGGCTCTGTCTGATGTACAGGATCTACATGTATATTTTTCTCTAGGCGAGAATGATTTCATTGCATTCAAAAACAACACAGCAGGAAGCAATTTACAACAAAAATTAAACAATCTTCCTCCGATTAACTTAGTGCTATCTGATCAAAGTATATATGATCAAACTGGTAAGATCGATATGGTGGACGGTCAATTTGACAAAAACACCGGAGCCATTACTTTACGTGCTACTTTCAAGAATCCCGAAGGTGTTTTAAGAAATGGAAATACGGGACGTGTACGATTGCAGAAAAAATATGACAATACGCTATTGGTACCACAAATGGCAACCCTCGAGATGCAGGATAAAATTTTCGTTTATACTGTTAACAAAGAAAACAAAGTAGTGCAACAGCCTATCACAGTCATCGGCAAAAGCGGATCCAATTACCTCGTTAGTAACGGCCTTAAAGAAGGAGACCGTATCGTATATAAGGGAATTGATTTGCTTCAAGATGGTCAAGTGATCACCCCACAAGCACTACCTAAAGACAGCATCAACTAA
- a CDS encoding TetR/AcrR family transcriptional regulator: MASKDRIQRLKDENRSNILDASLQIVKEEGWQALSMRKIADIIEYTAPMIYEYFANKDAILTELANQGYRLLAQKVKEAKSTETNLEKQLETMWFSYWDFAFEERELYQLMFGVGTACCGFEKTYKCAESHGKMISDVIREIMKEKNPSEELICRKYFTYWSIIHGLISINLVNQGNGDITNQQVLKDAIYGITRSLTD; this comes from the coding sequence ATGGCTAGTAAAGATCGCATACAACGTCTTAAAGACGAAAATAGAAGCAATATTCTTGACGCCTCTCTTCAGATTGTAAAAGAAGAGGGATGGCAAGCATTGAGCATGCGTAAGATCGCCGATATCATCGAATATACGGCACCCATGATTTATGAATATTTTGCAAACAAAGATGCTATCTTAACAGAACTTGCTAACCAAGGTTACAGGCTCCTTGCCCAAAAAGTAAAAGAAGCAAAATCTACAGAAACAAATCTGGAAAAACAATTGGAAACTATGTGGTTTAGCTATTGGGATTTTGCCTTCGAGGAACGTGAACTTTATCAATTAATGTTTGGTGTCGGAACTGCCTGCTGTGGTTTTGAAAAAACATATAAATGTGCTGAATCACACGGGAAGATGATCAGTGATGTTATCCGAGAAATTATGAAAGAAAAAAATCCTTCGGAAGAACTGATCTGCAGAAAGTACTTTACATACTGGTCTATTATACATGGATTAATATCGATCAATCTGGTGAATCAAGGTAATGGAGATATTACCAACCAACAAGTTTTAAAAGACGCGATTTACGGAATTACACGTTCGCTTACTGATTAG
- a CDS encoding SusD/RagB family nutrient-binding outer membrane lipoprotein: MKIINILYTSVIGISIVASSCSKSKFAEINTDPNRPTFVTTPTLLVTAEKQLVNALRSEDISLRGAQLFSQYFAQNIYTDQSRYQIPTNYSDNYWTATYKSLNNLNEIINLNSDEKTKATASAGTAGSNVNQIAIARILKSYAFHSLTDVFGNIPYQSFGNADPDFQALQQNPDNLTPKYASQEKIYKDILTELQQAADTLIKYQGDKTFGTSDVIYKGDNGKWAKFANSLRLRLATRIKTKDANLASIHINDAIKKGVFTSNSDNATFKYSKTSPNEAPLYRATVTANRKDFALSNVIVEALQGKRGPFTIVDPRLTKYAKPTTENGSYFGQPYGLPLAAGNLFPLDKISLPGDIINAADYAEVLLEYAEVAFLLSENNNWDQTQYINGTRASLEKWGVAASDITAYLDKLPAANKERVLSQKYLALFNQSVESWSEVRRTGYPLFLIKKGDVVWSGTVDGKPVIYTFNPEIGDAIPSRLVYPIKEQSTNKVNYQASLAQQGDDVITKKLWWNK, encoded by the coding sequence ATGAAAATAATTAATATATTATATACTTCAGTAATCGGTATTTCAATTGTTGCATCTTCATGTTCGAAGTCTAAATTTGCAGAGATCAATACCGATCCCAATCGTCCCACTTTTGTAACAACACCGACATTACTAGTGACGGCCGAAAAACAATTAGTGAATGCGCTACGCAGCGAAGATATCAGTTTAAGAGGGGCACAATTATTTTCGCAATACTTTGCACAAAATATTTACACCGATCAGTCTCGCTATCAAATACCAACAAATTACTCAGATAATTATTGGACAGCAACTTATAAATCACTAAATAACCTGAATGAAATTATTAACCTCAATTCAGATGAAAAAACGAAAGCAACTGCTTCAGCAGGAACAGCAGGTAGCAATGTCAATCAAATTGCCATTGCGCGCATTTTAAAATCTTATGCTTTCCACTCATTAACTGATGTGTTTGGTAATATTCCGTATCAATCCTTTGGTAACGCTGATCCAGATTTTCAGGCTTTGCAACAGAATCCGGATAACTTGACTCCAAAATATGCTAGTCAAGAAAAGATTTACAAGGATATCCTCACTGAATTGCAACAGGCTGCAGATACTTTAATCAAATACCAAGGGGATAAAACTTTTGGTACGTCTGATGTTATTTATAAAGGTGATAATGGAAAATGGGCTAAATTTGCGAATTCTCTTCGTTTACGTTTAGCGACACGCATCAAAACAAAAGATGCCAACTTAGCAAGCATTCATATTAATGATGCTATAAAAAAAGGCGTATTCACTTCCAATAGTGACAATGCGACATTTAAGTATTCAAAAACTTCACCAAATGAAGCACCATTATACCGCGCCACAGTTACGGCAAATAGAAAAGATTTTGCGCTTTCTAATGTCATCGTAGAAGCTTTACAAGGGAAAAGAGGTCCATTTACAATCGTAGATCCTAGACTAACTAAATATGCAAAACCAACGACTGAAAATGGTAGCTATTTTGGCCAGCCATATGGATTACCTTTAGCTGCCGGCAATTTATTTCCCCTAGACAAGATTTCTTTACCTGGAGATATTATCAATGCAGCAGATTATGCTGAGGTATTATTGGAGTATGCAGAAGTTGCCTTCTTATTATCCGAGAACAACAATTGGGATCAAACTCAATATATCAATGGTACACGTGCATCCTTAGAGAAATGGGGGGTGGCTGCATCCGACATTACTGCTTACTTAGACAAGCTGCCTGCAGCTAATAAAGAACGCGTACTATCACAAAAATATTTAGCTTTATTCAATCAAAGCGTTGAATCATGGTCTGAAGTAAGACGTACCGGTTATCCTTTATTCTTAATTAAAAAGGGAGATGTGGTATGGAGTGGTACTGTAGATGGAAAGCCTGTTATCTACACTTTCAATCCTGAAATCGGAGATGCTATCCCTAGTCGTTTGGTTTACCCGATTAAAGAGCAAAGCACCAATAAAGTCAACTATCAGGCTTCGCTTGCACAACAGGGCGATGATGTGATTACGAAGAAATTATGGTGGAACAAATAA